Proteins from a single region of Felis catus isolate Fca126 chromosome B4, F.catus_Fca126_mat1.0, whole genome shotgun sequence:
- the TMEM121B gene encoding transmembrane protein 121B, producing the protein MHPALGNPRSVSSSSGSFPPPPAAARLQPLFLRGGSFRDRRGSGDSSTSTSTSRGGGGGRRGGGGGGGGSRSPSSSTGAEREDDDESISISKPLVPATAAGLPGPPAQGGAPAADPAPAAFSSSAATSSSTSTPTSSCSMTAADFGGGAAAGAVGGPGGRSAGGAGGTGTGSGTSCCSCCCCCGRPTRSSRRSRRRGCAPSPGCRWGYQALSVVLLLAQGGLLDLYLIAVTDLYWCSWIATDLVVVVGWAIFFAKNSRGRRGGMASGAHNHHQHHHHAAPPLHLPASSAASAGAAAGAKARGGRGGAGGPGGGPGAVGSAGEFAFAYLAWLIYSIAFTPKVVLILGTSILDLIELRAPFGTTGFRITMALSVPLLYSLVRAISEAGAPPGSAGPLLLQPQQHRAAGCFLGTCLDLLDSFTLVELMLEGRVPLPAHLRYLLIAVYFLTLSSPVLWLYELNAAAAASSWGQASGPGSCSRLLRLLGGCLVDVPLLALRCLLVVSYQQPLSIFMLKNLFFLGCRGLEALEGCWDRGSRASPSRGRGGYGAPPSAPPPPPPPPPPPPQGVSQLGHCISENEGGAHGYVNTLAVASQN; encoded by the coding sequence ATGCACCCAGCGCTCGGCAACCCCCGCTCGGTCTCGTCCTCGTCCGGCTCCttcccgccgccccccgccgccgcccggctGCAGCCCCTTTTCCTCCGGGGGGGTTCCTTCCGCGACCGGAGAGGCTCGGGCGACAgcagcaccagcaccagcaccagccGGGGGGGAGGCGGCGGCAGacgcggcgggggcggcggcggcggcggctcccgCTCCCCCAGCAGCAGCACCGGCGCCGAGCGAGAGGACGACGACGAGAGCATCAGCATCAGCAAGCCGCTGGTGCCAGCCACCGCCGCCGGGCTCCCGGGACCCCCTGCTCAGGGGGGCGCCCCAGCCGCCGACCCCGCGCCCGCCGCCTTCTCCTCCTCGGccgccacctcctcctccacctccacgcCCACCTCCTCCTGCAGCATGACAGCCGCGGACTTTGGCGGGGGCGCGGCGGCCGGGGCCGTCGGGGGCCCCGGGGGCCGCTCGGCTGGGGGCGCGGGCGGCACCGGGACAGGCAGCGGCACCTCCTGCTGCTCGTGTTGCTGCTGCTGCGGTCGCCCGACCCGGTCGAGCCGTAGGAGTCGACGCCGCGGCTGCGCCCCCAGCCCGGGGTGCCGCTGGGGCTACCAGGCGCTGTCCGTGGTGCTGCTGCTGGCGCAGGGCGGTCTGCTGGACCTGTACCTCATCGCCGTCACCGACCTGTATTGGTGCTCCTGGATCGCCACTgacctggtggtggtggtgggctgGGCCATTTTCTTCGCCAAGAACAGCCGGGGCCGTCGGGGCGGCATGGCGAGCGGCGCGCAcaaccaccaccagcaccaccaccacgCCGCGCCGCCCCTGCACCTGCCCGCCTCCTCCGCAGCCTCCGCCGGGGCTGCGGCAGGGGCCAAGGCGCGCGGCGGCCGCGGGGGCGCCGGTGGCCCGGGGGGCGGCCCGGGGGCTGTCGGGTCAGCGGGCGAGTTCGCCTTTGCCTACCTGGCCTGGCTCATCTACTCCATCGCCTTCACGCCCAAGGTGGTGCTCATCCTGGGCACGTCCATCCTGGACCTCATAGAGCTGCGCGCGCCCTTCGGCACCACGGGCTTCCGCATCACCATGGCGCTGTCCGTGCCCTTGCTCTACAGCCTGGTGCGGGCCATCAGCGAGGCTGGCGCCCCCCCTGGCTCGGCGGGACCCCTACTCTTGCAGCCCCAGCAGCACCGAGCCGCCGGCTGCTTCCTGGGCACGTGTCTGGACCTGCTCGACAGCTTCACCTTGGTGGAGCTGATGCTGGAAGGCCGCGTGCCGCTACCCGCGCACCTGCGCTACCTGCTCATCGCCGTCTACTTCCTCACCCTCTCCTCGCCGGTGCTCTGGCTTTACGAGCTCAACGCCGCAGCGGCAGCTTCGTCCTGGGGCCAGGCTTCAGGGCCGGGCAGCTGTAGCCGCCTTCTGCGACTGCTGGGTGGCTGCCTGGTGGACGTGCCCTTGTTGGCGCTGCGCTGCCTCCTGGTGGTGAGCTACCAGCAGCCCCTCTCCATCTTCATGCTCAAGAACCTCTTCTTCCTAGGCTGCCGCGGCCTGGAAGCCCTAGAGGGCTGTTGGGACCGGGGGAGTCGGGCCTCCCCCAGTCGGGGGAGAGGGGGCTATGGCGCTCCGCCCTCTGccccaccgccgccgccgccaccaccaccaccaccacctcaggGAGTCTCTCAGCTGGGCCACTGCATCTCGGAGAATGAGGGAGGAGCCCATGGCTATGTCAATACCCTGGCAGTGGCCTCCCAGAATTGA